One genomic window of Gossypium hirsutum isolate 1008001.06 chromosome D11, Gossypium_hirsutum_v2.1, whole genome shotgun sequence includes the following:
- the LOC107927274 gene encoding ABC transporter C family member 3 isoform X2: MHDPWMVALQVALALLILYKALGLASIAAFIANVLVMLANIPLRKMLEKFQYRLMESKDTRMKATSEILRNMRILKLQGWEMKFLSKIFGLRRVEEGWLKCFVYTNAMIDSVFLFAPTFVSVATFGACMFLGVPLESGKILSALAIFRILQEPIYNLPGTISMIAQTKVSLDRIAAFLRLDDLQLDAIEKLPSGSSETAIEIADGNFSWDMSSPTATLKDINLKVSHGMSVAVCGMVGSGKSSFLSCLLGELPKISGTLKLFGTTAYVAQSPWIQTGKIVDNILFGKEMDRDKYDKVLEACALKKDLEILSFGDQTVIGEWGINLSGGQKHRIQIARALYHDADIYLFDDPFSTVDAHTRSHLLKEVLLNNLRSKTVIYVTHQVEFLPAADLILVMKGGRIVQAGKYNDILKSSTDFMELVDAHKKALSALDTVKASSVSERTTSEEGDIGTTNGKVQIEENQGNKSGKVDDVGPKGQLVQEEEREKGQVGFSVYWKYITTAYGGALVRLIVRALILFQSYQIGSNYWMVWGSPMSADIKPPVGSFTLIIVYLALAITSVVCVLAISMLLGTAGYKTATLLFKKMHLCIFRAPMSFFDSTPSGRILNRASTDQSAVDMDIPYQVAAFAFSVIQLLGIIAVMSQAAWQIFIIFIPVVATCILYQQYYISSARELSRLVGVCKAPVIQNFAETILGATTIRSFDQEKRFQDTNMELTDSYSRPKFHVAGAMEWLFFRLDLLSSVTFAFSLFILISIPVGVIHPAIAGLAVTYGLNLNILQASMVWNICKTENKIISVERILQYCSIPSEPALVVETNRPDHCWPYHGEVQIRDLQVRYAPHMPLVLRGLTCTFPGGLKTGIVGRTGSGKSTLIQTLFRIVEPAAGQIIIDGVNISSIGLHDLRSRLGIIPPEPTMFEGTIRSNLDPLEEYTDEQIWEALDKCRLGDEVRNKAGRLNSLVSENGENWSMGQRQLVCLGRVLLKKSKILVLDEATASVDTATDNLIQMTLREHFSDCTVMTIAHRITSVLDSDMVLLLSHGVIEEYDSPSSLLENKSSSFAQLVAEYTVRSNSGLN; the protein is encoded by the exons ATGCATGATCCATGGATGGTAGCTTTGCAAGTTGCTTTGGCCTTATTGATCTTGTATAAGGCCCTGGGGCTAGCATCCATTGCCGCTTTTATTGCTAACGTACTTGTTATGTTGGCCAATATTCCTTTGAGGAAAATGCTGGAGAAGTTTCAGTATAGGTTAATGGAATCAAAAGATACAAGGATGAAGGCAACATCTGAAATTTTGAGGAATATGAGGATTCTTAAACTGCAGGGGTGGGAAATGAAGTTCCTCTCCAAGATTTTCGGGCTCAGGAGGGTCGAGGAAGGATGGTTAAAATGTTTCGTTTATACGAATGCCATGATTGATTCTGTTTTCTTGTTTGCACCAACCTTTGTATCTGTTGCCACTTTTGGTGCTTGTATGTTCTTAGGAGTCCCACTTGAGTCAGGGAAGATCCTATCTGCACTCGCAATATTCAGGATTCTTCAGGAGCCAATCTACAACCTTCCTGGCACAATCTCAATGATAGCTCAAACAAAGGTGTCACTTGATCGAATCGCTGCCTTCCTCCGGCTCGATGACTTGCAGCTTGATGCTATAGAAAAACTACCGAGTGGTAGTTCCGAAACAGCGATTGAGATTGCTGATGGGAACTTCTCTTGGGATATGTCATCCCCTACTGCAACACTAAAAGATATAAACTTGAAAGTTTCCCATGGCATGAGTGTTGCTGTTTGTGGTATGGTCGGCTCTGGCAAGTCAAGTTTTCTTTCCTGTCTTTTGGGAGAGTTACCAAAGATATCAGGAACTCTTAAGTTGTTTGGTACAACAGCCTATGTTGCTCAGTCACCTTGGATACAAACTGGCAAGATTGTAGACAACATATTGTTCGGTAAGGAAATGGACAGAGACAAGTATGACAAAGTGCTTGAAGCTTGTGCCCTCAAGAAGGATCTCGAAATTCTATCTTTCGGTGATCAGACAGTTATAGGCGAGTGGGGAATCAATCTGAGTGGTGGACAAAAGCACAGAATACAGATTGCTCGTGCTCTATACCATGATGCCGATATCTATCTGTTTGATGATCCTTTCAGCACGGTGGATGCTCACACCCGATCTCATTTACTTAAG GAGGTTTTACTAAACAATTTGAGATCAAAAACAGTGATTTATGTCACTCATCAAGTCGAGTTTTTACCAGCTGCTGATCTAATTTTG GTGATGAAAGGTGGCAGGATTGTTCAAGCTGGAAAGTATAATGATATTCTCAAATCAAGTACTGATTTTATGGAACTTGTGGATGCACATAAGAAAGCTTTGTCGGCCCTTGATACCGTCAAAGCAAGTTCGGTTTCGGAACGAACTACCAGTGAAGAAGGTGATATAGGTACTACTAATGGGAAAGTGCAGATAGAAGAAAACCAAGGTAACAAGAGCGGTAAAGTAGATGATGTCGGACCAAAAGGACAGCTTGTTCAAGAAGAAGAACGAGAGAAAGGACAAGTCGGGTTTTCGGTCTACTGGAAGTACATCACAACAGCATATGGAGGAGCTCTTGTGCGTTTAATAGTGCGTGCTCTGATTCTCTTTCAGAGTTATCAAATAGGCAGCAACTATTGGATGGTTTGGGGATCACCAATGTCGGCAGACATAAAGCCTCCTGTTGGGAGCTTTACACTAATCATTGTCTATTTGGCTTTGGCCATTACAAGTGTCGTTTGTGTCTTAGCCATATCCATGCTTCTTGGTACAGCTGGATATAAAACAGCCACTCTTCTCTTTAAAAAGATGCATCTTTGCATTTTCCGCGCTCCTATGTCTTTCTTCGATTCTACACCGAGTGGAAGAATCCTCAACAGA GCTTCTACAGATCAAAGTGCAGTAGATATGGACATCCCGTATCAAGTCGCCGCTTTTGCTTTCTCAGTTATCCAGCTACTTGGAATCATTGCAGTCATGTCTCAAGCTGCTTGGCAgatctttatcatttttattccAGTGGTTGCTACCTGCATTTTGTATCAG CAATATTACATATCTTCTGCACGAGAACTTTCGCGGCTGGTTGGAGTATGCAAAGCTCCAGTAATACAGAATTTTGCTGAAACAATTTTAGGAGCAACAACTATAAGGAGCTTTGATCAAGAAAAAAGGTTCCAAGACACAAACATGGAGCTGACCGACTCGTATTCTCGTCCAAAATTCCATGTTGCCGGTGCAATGGAATGGCTGTTCTTCCGCCTGGACTTATTGTCTTCTGTTACTTTTGCCTTCTCTTTATTCATTTTAATCTCTATACCGGTGGGAGTTATTCATCCCG CTATTGCCGGGTTAGCTGTGACGTATGGACTCAATCTAAATATATTGCAAGCTTCGATGGTATGGAATATTTGCAAAACGGAGAATAAGATTATATCTGTTGAGAGAATACTTCAGTATTGTAGTATTCCTAGTGAGCCTGCCCTTGTGGTGGAAACGAATCGCCCAGACCATTGTTGGCCGTACCACGGAGAAGTTCAGATTCGTGATCTGCAG GTACGATATGCCCCACACATGCCACTTGTGTTGCGAGGTCTGACCTGCACATTTCCTGGAGGGTTGAAAACCGGAATTGTAGGGAGAACAGGCAGTGGTAAATCAACTCTCATACAAACACTTTTCCGGATCGTTGAACCTGCAGCAGGGCAGATCATAATCGATGGTGTAAACATCTCATCGATTGGGTTGCATGATTTGCGTTCACGACTCGGCATCATCCCTCCAGAGCCTACCATGTTCGAAGGGACTATACGAAGCAACTTGGACCCTCTTGAAGAATACACAGATGAACAGATTTGGGAG GCATTGGATAAATGCCGACTCGGGGATGAAGTTCGAAACAAGGCCGGCCGACTCAATTCCTTAG TTAGTGAGAATGGAGAGAATTGGAGCATGGGGCAAAGGCAGTTGGTGTGCCTTGGGCGTGTACTATTGAAGAAAAGTAAGATCTTAGTGCTTGACGAAGCGACCGCATCGGTGGATACAGCCACTGACAACCTAATACAGATGACGTTAAGGGAGCACTTCTCCGATTGTACGGTCATGACGATCGCTCACCGGATAACTTCGGTTCTGGATAGCGACATGGTTCTGCTTCTAAGTCATG GAGTAATAGAAGAATATGATAGTCCATCAAGTTTGCTGGAAAACAAGTCTTCATCATTTGCACAGCTTGTAGCAGAGTACACTGTGAGATCAAATTCTGGTTTGAATtag
- the LOC107927274 gene encoding ABC transporter C family member 3 isoform X1: MSTATSVEFSNEKGDDNVSPYSNADTFDLIRVSWMGPLIAAGTEKPLYLKDVPQLDSHDSVVGAFPIFKNRLESADSEGNGVTSLKLVKALFLSARKDILWTALLAFTYTVALSVGPYLIDPFYQYLNGQRESKAEEYLLVAAFFVAKLVECLSQRRRLFKLQQVGLRLTALLVAMIYNKGLTLSCQSKQSHTSGEVINFMIVDAERVGDFSWYMHDPWMVALQVALALLILYKALGLASIAAFIANVLVMLANIPLRKMLEKFQYRLMESKDTRMKATSEILRNMRILKLQGWEMKFLSKIFGLRRVEEGWLKCFVYTNAMIDSVFLFAPTFVSVATFGACMFLGVPLESGKILSALAIFRILQEPIYNLPGTISMIAQTKVSLDRIAAFLRLDDLQLDAIEKLPSGSSETAIEIADGNFSWDMSSPTATLKDINLKVSHGMSVAVCGMVGSGKSSFLSCLLGELPKISGTLKLFGTTAYVAQSPWIQTGKIVDNILFGKEMDRDKYDKVLEACALKKDLEILSFGDQTVIGEWGINLSGGQKHRIQIARALYHDADIYLFDDPFSTVDAHTRSHLLKEVLLNNLRSKTVIYVTHQVEFLPAADLILVMKGGRIVQAGKYNDILKSSTDFMELVDAHKKALSALDTVKASSVSERTTSEEGDIGTTNGKVQIEENQGNKSGKVDDVGPKGQLVQEEEREKGQVGFSVYWKYITTAYGGALVRLIVRALILFQSYQIGSNYWMVWGSPMSADIKPPVGSFTLIIVYLALAITSVVCVLAISMLLGTAGYKTATLLFKKMHLCIFRAPMSFFDSTPSGRILNRASTDQSAVDMDIPYQVAAFAFSVIQLLGIIAVMSQAAWQIFIIFIPVVATCILYQQYYISSARELSRLVGVCKAPVIQNFAETILGATTIRSFDQEKRFQDTNMELTDSYSRPKFHVAGAMEWLFFRLDLLSSVTFAFSLFILISIPVGVIHPAIAGLAVTYGLNLNILQASMVWNICKTENKIISVERILQYCSIPSEPALVVETNRPDHCWPYHGEVQIRDLQVRYAPHMPLVLRGLTCTFPGGLKTGIVGRTGSGKSTLIQTLFRIVEPAAGQIIIDGVNISSIGLHDLRSRLGIIPPEPTMFEGTIRSNLDPLEEYTDEQIWEALDKCRLGDEVRNKAGRLNSLVSENGENWSMGQRQLVCLGRVLLKKSKILVLDEATASVDTATDNLIQMTLREHFSDCTVMTIAHRITSVLDSDMVLLLSHGVIEEYDSPSSLLENKSSSFAQLVAEYTVRSNSGLN; the protein is encoded by the exons ATGAGTACAGCTACTAGTGTAGAGTTCAGCAACGAAAAAGGGGATGATAATGTATCCCCATATTCAAATGCTGATACTTTCGACCTTATTAGAGTTTCTTGGATGGGACCTCTCATTGCTGCTGGCACTGAGAAACCATTGTATCTTAAGGATGTTCCTCAGCTAGATAGCCACGATAGTGTTGTTGGGGCTTTTCCAATATTTAAAAACAGGCTCGAATCAGCTGATAGTGAGGGGAATGGTGTTACCTCACTTAAGCTGGTGAAGGCACTGTTCTTGTCAGCTCGGAAAGATATTCTTTGGACAGCTTTGCTTGCATTTACGTACACGGTGGCTTTGTCCGTGGGTCCATACCTCATCGACCCTTTCTATCAGTATCTGAATGGGCAAAGGGAATCTAAGGCTGAGGAGTATCTTCTAGTTGCTGCTTTCTTTGTTGCCAAGCTAGTGGAGTGCTTGTCTCAGAGGCGCAGGTTATTTAAGTTGCAACAAGTTGGACTTAGGCTGACCGCTCTATTGGTAGCAATGATATATAACAAGGGGTTAACCCTTTCGTGTCAGTCGAAGCAGAGCCATACCAGTGGGGAGGTAATCAATTTCATGATTGTTGATGCAGAAAGGGTGGGTGACTTTAGTTGGTACATGCATGATCCATGGATGGTAGCTTTGCAAGTTGCTTTGGCCTTATTGATCTTGTATAAGGCCCTGGGGCTAGCATCCATTGCCGCTTTTATTGCTAACGTACTTGTTATGTTGGCCAATATTCCTTTGAGGAAAATGCTGGAGAAGTTTCAGTATAGGTTAATGGAATCAAAAGATACAAGGATGAAGGCAACATCTGAAATTTTGAGGAATATGAGGATTCTTAAACTGCAGGGGTGGGAAATGAAGTTCCTCTCCAAGATTTTCGGGCTCAGGAGGGTCGAGGAAGGATGGTTAAAATGTTTCGTTTATACGAATGCCATGATTGATTCTGTTTTCTTGTTTGCACCAACCTTTGTATCTGTTGCCACTTTTGGTGCTTGTATGTTCTTAGGAGTCCCACTTGAGTCAGGGAAGATCCTATCTGCACTCGCAATATTCAGGATTCTTCAGGAGCCAATCTACAACCTTCCTGGCACAATCTCAATGATAGCTCAAACAAAGGTGTCACTTGATCGAATCGCTGCCTTCCTCCGGCTCGATGACTTGCAGCTTGATGCTATAGAAAAACTACCGAGTGGTAGTTCCGAAACAGCGATTGAGATTGCTGATGGGAACTTCTCTTGGGATATGTCATCCCCTACTGCAACACTAAAAGATATAAACTTGAAAGTTTCCCATGGCATGAGTGTTGCTGTTTGTGGTATGGTCGGCTCTGGCAAGTCAAGTTTTCTTTCCTGTCTTTTGGGAGAGTTACCAAAGATATCAGGAACTCTTAAGTTGTTTGGTACAACAGCCTATGTTGCTCAGTCACCTTGGATACAAACTGGCAAGATTGTAGACAACATATTGTTCGGTAAGGAAATGGACAGAGACAAGTATGACAAAGTGCTTGAAGCTTGTGCCCTCAAGAAGGATCTCGAAATTCTATCTTTCGGTGATCAGACAGTTATAGGCGAGTGGGGAATCAATCTGAGTGGTGGACAAAAGCACAGAATACAGATTGCTCGTGCTCTATACCATGATGCCGATATCTATCTGTTTGATGATCCTTTCAGCACGGTGGATGCTCACACCCGATCTCATTTACTTAAG GAGGTTTTACTAAACAATTTGAGATCAAAAACAGTGATTTATGTCACTCATCAAGTCGAGTTTTTACCAGCTGCTGATCTAATTTTG GTGATGAAAGGTGGCAGGATTGTTCAAGCTGGAAAGTATAATGATATTCTCAAATCAAGTACTGATTTTATGGAACTTGTGGATGCACATAAGAAAGCTTTGTCGGCCCTTGATACCGTCAAAGCAAGTTCGGTTTCGGAACGAACTACCAGTGAAGAAGGTGATATAGGTACTACTAATGGGAAAGTGCAGATAGAAGAAAACCAAGGTAACAAGAGCGGTAAAGTAGATGATGTCGGACCAAAAGGACAGCTTGTTCAAGAAGAAGAACGAGAGAAAGGACAAGTCGGGTTTTCGGTCTACTGGAAGTACATCACAACAGCATATGGAGGAGCTCTTGTGCGTTTAATAGTGCGTGCTCTGATTCTCTTTCAGAGTTATCAAATAGGCAGCAACTATTGGATGGTTTGGGGATCACCAATGTCGGCAGACATAAAGCCTCCTGTTGGGAGCTTTACACTAATCATTGTCTATTTGGCTTTGGCCATTACAAGTGTCGTTTGTGTCTTAGCCATATCCATGCTTCTTGGTACAGCTGGATATAAAACAGCCACTCTTCTCTTTAAAAAGATGCATCTTTGCATTTTCCGCGCTCCTATGTCTTTCTTCGATTCTACACCGAGTGGAAGAATCCTCAACAGA GCTTCTACAGATCAAAGTGCAGTAGATATGGACATCCCGTATCAAGTCGCCGCTTTTGCTTTCTCAGTTATCCAGCTACTTGGAATCATTGCAGTCATGTCTCAAGCTGCTTGGCAgatctttatcatttttattccAGTGGTTGCTACCTGCATTTTGTATCAG CAATATTACATATCTTCTGCACGAGAACTTTCGCGGCTGGTTGGAGTATGCAAAGCTCCAGTAATACAGAATTTTGCTGAAACAATTTTAGGAGCAACAACTATAAGGAGCTTTGATCAAGAAAAAAGGTTCCAAGACACAAACATGGAGCTGACCGACTCGTATTCTCGTCCAAAATTCCATGTTGCCGGTGCAATGGAATGGCTGTTCTTCCGCCTGGACTTATTGTCTTCTGTTACTTTTGCCTTCTCTTTATTCATTTTAATCTCTATACCGGTGGGAGTTATTCATCCCG CTATTGCCGGGTTAGCTGTGACGTATGGACTCAATCTAAATATATTGCAAGCTTCGATGGTATGGAATATTTGCAAAACGGAGAATAAGATTATATCTGTTGAGAGAATACTTCAGTATTGTAGTATTCCTAGTGAGCCTGCCCTTGTGGTGGAAACGAATCGCCCAGACCATTGTTGGCCGTACCACGGAGAAGTTCAGATTCGTGATCTGCAG GTACGATATGCCCCACACATGCCACTTGTGTTGCGAGGTCTGACCTGCACATTTCCTGGAGGGTTGAAAACCGGAATTGTAGGGAGAACAGGCAGTGGTAAATCAACTCTCATACAAACACTTTTCCGGATCGTTGAACCTGCAGCAGGGCAGATCATAATCGATGGTGTAAACATCTCATCGATTGGGTTGCATGATTTGCGTTCACGACTCGGCATCATCCCTCCAGAGCCTACCATGTTCGAAGGGACTATACGAAGCAACTTGGACCCTCTTGAAGAATACACAGATGAACAGATTTGGGAG GCATTGGATAAATGCCGACTCGGGGATGAAGTTCGAAACAAGGCCGGCCGACTCAATTCCTTAG TTAGTGAGAATGGAGAGAATTGGAGCATGGGGCAAAGGCAGTTGGTGTGCCTTGGGCGTGTACTATTGAAGAAAAGTAAGATCTTAGTGCTTGACGAAGCGACCGCATCGGTGGATACAGCCACTGACAACCTAATACAGATGACGTTAAGGGAGCACTTCTCCGATTGTACGGTCATGACGATCGCTCACCGGATAACTTCGGTTCTGGATAGCGACATGGTTCTGCTTCTAAGTCATG GAGTAATAGAAGAATATGATAGTCCATCAAGTTTGCTGGAAAACAAGTCTTCATCATTTGCACAGCTTGTAGCAGAGTACACTGTGAGATCAAATTCTGGTTTGAATtag
- the LOC107927288 gene encoding uncharacterized protein encodes MESLRGLGFSNVSTATRKKRSSVSRRPRSESQPHTEFHDLSSLSSTPPSDNNVVNVEDEAYEDSDEASNDGSFQGSSDRRHGRVDSKRSSEGVLAPTNWKSTSMAGSFGSVSDGLENEKKVKKVKLKVCGVTHTIDAKSVGDGASGAGSSSSKSSRFSDTPRSLKKSSIKDNSDDHSFTSERDSTLHGVRWKDFSRGDLGVRQVDHATGRLRADNISTKEIDKHEPVRKSKRVPKKRSLEGVLDDEEDDDEIRYLEKVKTARLTADYGIEHGEDGGRKQLKISKVATRNIDGLYGLDVGDYGSSRISKEAKKSRSGRTSEDTDYVEEDEESVSDVEIENRRKKTKKEVVDILGDSKKEMTVTTRQRAQQAGKDHSSNFGIAPIEFPNGLPPAPPKKQKEKLSEVEQQLKKAEAAQKRRVQVEKAARESQAEAIRKILGQDSSRKKREDKIKKRQEEMAQEKATNSMILASDTVRWLMGPSGTVVTFPNEVGLPSIFDPKPCSYPPPREKCAVPSCTNPYKYRDSKSKLPLCSLQCYKTMHEKMSALTAW; translated from the exons ATGGAAAGCCTTAGAGGCTTAGGGTTTAGTAACGTAAGCACTGCCACAAGGAAGAAAAGGAGTAGTGTGTCCCGTCGTCCTCGGAGTGAGTCACAGCCTCATACAGAGTTCCATGATTTGTCTTCCTTGTCATCCACACCACCTTCAGACAAT AACGTGGTCAATGTTGAAGATGAAGCATATGAGGACTCTGATGAAGCTTCCAATGATGGTTCTTTCCAAGGCAGCAGTGACCGGAGGCATGGGAGAGTTGATTCAAAAAGAAGCAGTGAAGGTGTCCTTGCCCCAACTAATTGGAAAAGTACGAGTATGGCAGGAAGTTTCGGAAGTGTTTCAGATGGATTAGAAAATGAGAAGAAAGTCAAGAAAGTTAAACTTAAGGTTTGTGGTGTTACGCATACCATTGATGCCAAATCTGTAGGTGATGGTGCATCTGGTGCTGGGTCTTCTTCTTCAAAATCCTCTCGCTTTTCGGATACCCCTCGATCACTGAAGAAATCAAGTATTAAG GATAACTCTGATGACCACTCCTTTACATCAGAGAGGGATAGCACTTTGCATGGGGTTCGATGGAAGGATTTCTCAAGAGGCGATTTAGGTGTACGGCAGGTAGATCATGCAACAGGTAGGCTACGTGCTGACAATATCTCAACAAAGGAAATAGACAAGCATGAACCAGTTCGTAAGAGTAAGCGAGTTCCTAAGAAACGCTCATTAGAAGGTGTGCTTGatgatgaggaagatgatgatgagATTCGATACCTTGAGAAGGTCAAAACAGCCAGATTAACTGCCGATTATGGTATAGAACATGGAGAAGATGGAGGAAGAAAACAGCTGAAGATATCAAAGGTAGCGACTAGGAATATTGATGGTCTTTATGGCTTAGATGTTGGAGATTATGGTTCGTCAAGAATAAGCAAGGAAGCTAAGAAGTCAAGATCGGGAAGAACCTCTGAAGATACTGATTATGTGGAAGAGGACGAAGAATCAGTTTCAGATGTTGAGATAgaaaataggagaaagaaaacCAAAAAGGAGGTTGTTGATATCCTGGGGGACTCTAAGAAGGAAATGACTGTTACTACGCGTCAGCGAGCACAGCAAGCTGGCAAAGATCACTCTTCTAATTTTGGTATTGCTCCAATCGAGTTCCCAAATGGATTGCCTCCAGCTCCACCCAAAA AGCAAAAAGAGAAACTCTCTGAAGTAGAGCAACAACTGAAGAAAGCTGAGGCTGCTCAGAAACGTAGGGTGCAGGTCGAGAAGGCAGCTAGGGAATCTCAG GCTGAAGCTATCAGAAAAATTCTCGGCCAAGATTCAAGTAGGAAGAAACGAGAAGATAAGATAAAAAAGAGGCAAGAAGAAATGGCACAG GAAAAAGCTACAAATTCTATGATACTTGCATCAGACACCGTAAGATGGCTTATGGGGCCTTCAGGAACAGTTGTAACATTCCCCAATGAGGTTGGTTTACCAAGTATATTCGATCCTAAGCCTTGCAGTTACCCTCCACCTCGAGAGAAATGTGCAGTTCCATCTTGTACGAATCCATACAAGTACCGAGATTCAAAATCGAAGCTTCCCCTTTGCAGCCTTCAATGCTACAAGACAATGCATGAAAAGATGTCTGCCCTTACTGCCTGGTAG